accaataaaataaaatattattattaaaaatttatcttctcatatttttcttataaatattaaaaataattacaattattatggaacattttttatttaatttaataatcatcaGGACttcaatgtaaaaaatattaacgttgTTTATCATCTTTCATCCATtgttaaatacaaattttttaatttaagttATTAGAGCCAATTGCTATTAACAAAATAAGTACGTCAATGACTAATAGTTTCCGATTTGATaatctttcgtatttttaacaataaacaTATcagttctcttttctcatacAACTAAGcttgaataattaatacttttcaaTAGTATACGAATTTTAGTCTCATCGTTCCCAATTAGTAACCagatgtaaataatataatgaaggaaaaaagatttaagcGATTTGGCCAAGTAAAAAACAattagttatataaaaataatttataataatcaattcagtatattttcttaaatatcacATAGCTCGTAACAtgcgttaaatataaaataattttaatgtaatactataatatagtTAAATTTTGAATTCGAAGTCCTTGACTGCATttcatattaataacaaagaaCTATTGACTGATTTTAACACTAATTTAATCagttttcttttgcatttttgTAAGTAAACATCGAAATTTACTCCTTCCATACGATTAAAAtccaataatttatacaatcgataattttattgattatttaaataatgtatgtacatggtgtataataaactaatatttaagcAAAAGTATATTCacttaaacattttatacatTGTCTAATCGCACGTAATATGCGATAAACATAAAAGAatcttaatttaaaatttcgatacatcaaaatagtaaaataaattaatatttaaacaataacacATTTATTTGAACATTTCATTTCACGAAAcacgtattaaatataaaatagaatgaaactaatatttaaatagcGTTAAAATTGAACCTGTGGTAATTGCTTATTTaggtaaataaaaacaaactttTTGTTGGCTTTAACTCTTATCGAAACAGTTCCGTTTTGGATTCCGAGGAGTAAACATCGAAGCAGTCTCTTTCCTAATGAGtaagtttaaataaatcatatctaggattattttagaattatttaaacaatctaAAACGTGCAGGAAGTAcatctaattaatatttaatattatacagcattttaatattattatatagcatatttatttaaacatttcatttcaCGAAAcgtgtattaaatataaaatagaatgaaactaatatttaaatagcGTTAAAATTGAAGCTGTGGTAATTGCttatttagataaataaaaacaaactttTTGTTGGCTTTGACTCTTATCGAAACAGTTTCGTTTTGGATTCCGAGGAGTGAACATCGAAGCAGTCTCTTTCCTAATGAGtaagtttaaataaatcatatacaattattttagaattatttaaacaatttaaaacGTACGCgaactatattattttatattgagtGATATAGCTAGGTTTATTCGTCATATACACGAGTTACGAAgatgataaagaaacatatataagaaatatataatgcgATAGTATTGATCTAAATTCGACTGTATTGAATACATATTTGTTCAAACTTTTATACAGAATAACATAGAACTTTTTCgattattactatttcttGGTACTTGCGATTTCTCAggctttctttcgaaagatattGAATGTAAttgagattttatttaattttaaaagaataataagaaatagattAATTGGAAATAGAATAATCTTTagatcgtaaatttttttaatgttcacTTTAATGGTAccgtgggtctccagatgcagctacctccacgtggtgagacctgggtcggtaTTACTTGCTATCTATCGAAATCTGATCTGATgtaagtactaccgggcgaatggctgcatattttaatatattttcaaaattgctTTAATCTAATTCTATAAAGTACTAACATTTTACATTGCTAATACTTctacaaataaatagattggatatagtaaaattttatgaacAAATATGgactattaaatatatgaagttgcgaataaaatcaaaattttattgattatttgattagaaataacaattagtgaatatatacttatatattatatattaattttataaaaatcaatatattgTTTCGTTTCTATACTACTTACGAAGTAATATTTCCagcactatttttttttttatggttttTCCTGTAAGAAtagttttctttaattattttattactattattataataatatgtaatatgtaatattatgtaataaaataatatataatataataatataataattaaaataaaaacaaaaaatatatttatactttattatataaaataatatttgatatataagtattcactaatttatgcatttatatcTTGTGCATATCTCTGCATGCTGTATTGTATTTATCACGGATTACTATACTAGTACGCCATCATTATAGAAGGACATAAAtatgagaaaatgaaaagtgtGAGTTCACCCGATCGTTATGCATGAGCGAAAAGAATTAACgcgtataattattaataaaattcgagCAACTTTCATGACACTGATAGCACAAATAACCAATATATTGCTGTTATCAATCACTGGTACGTTCGGTAGAATAGGGTTTGCACTCCTGTCTAGTTTTATTAGGATTAAACTATTTCGTCACAATGTGTCATATATCTTtcaaaattacatattataagtTTAtgcattaatttttcatttattacataaattgattatatagACAACTCATTATCTAtgcaacgaaataatttttaacgaattttatcctttaaaaataatatataaaataataatgtaacattgtaaaaattcaaattcatataaatttattataaatcgaatatttttttttagactaATTCTTAGAAGATTGCTATTGTATAACTCGAAAACAATTgaagtttttttcttattgtagtgtataaaattcatttttacctTATTTACTACATTATAAgtacacattaaaaaatttatttgtatatttttacatacaagtcgtcaatatataatataatttttctatactacaagaaaaatatgtgcagaatataataaaaaatgttattgaaatactcgaagaattttaatatataatcaaatgtaacattttttgttttctatcaaaattaaacaattatagATTCTTTATAGCATTAAAAAAATCGGTCTTTTTCTTACTAATAAcacaaaatgatattttaatagtaTAGTTTAAAGCttcttgtataaaaaaaatctggTTATCtacattataaaagaaatttctacatgttaaatatattatattcactTAGCAGTCATGATTTTTGATTGGTTCTAGAAGTACAGTATTTAATCGAAAACAATTAGGATGTTTATTGATTCTTAAATGTACTATTGAAAAAGTAGTTATCACCtaaaacataatattaaacaataatatacattttacaaTATTCAATGCTAGTTATTACagttatcattttcattaatctACTATAAAATCTTCATATATATTCGAGATAGAAGAAATTATCAACTATTTTCAGTAACTACATACCTGAGTAATATGGGATTCTTTCCAAGTTATAGTTAATGTTGGAACTAAATGTTCAGTTGTATATTCAAtagttgttttattttttatttcctttaaatCCATTTTTGCTTTAATTCCAGTATCACATagaataaattctatataatacTGTTTGACATCCAATACAATAGCTATAACAGTCATTGATCCTATCATATTTACTAaacatgtaaaatataattcattaatttgttCCTCAGCAAGTTTTGCATAATATTTGCGCCAATTACAGTTTGTTGCTATTCTGTAAAATGTTAGTATAACATTagtaaaactttatttttttaatcatattaatatacacAATATGAAGagaattatctctctctctctcttttctttatttcatatagtcttttttttttagttttagatttattttacttacttAGAACATAATTCAGAACTCCAATTTGGAGCTAGTTCTACATTTAAAGATATAGTAGAATGAAGTAATCGATGAACAACACAATCAGGATATCTTCGAATAGGAGAAGTAAAATGAGTATAATATGGTACATTTAGTGCATAATGTCGTAAATCATCTACTTCTGTAACTTTAGATGAACGATATATAGCACgctgaaataaattaaaataaataaaacagataaaaataaaaaatattacaattcataaaaaatatatatataatattcttcgaAATCTTACTGTCATTGCTTTcaaacaaagattattaataaccATCAAtctatattttgttaaatacatGTATGTTTCAGATTCCAACTCTTTGCACGATTCATAGCGTTgaatactattatataaatctCCAGAAGATGCAATATCTAAGTGTATTCCAAATCTCTGAAGAATATTTTGAGTTAAAGTTAGAAAACGTTCGGAAGGATAATCATGACTTCTCAGCAAAGCATATTCAggcattgttttatataaatgagtTGCAACAGTCATATTAGCTAATAACATAAATTCTTCTATAAGcctgaaattatttttattacatcaaTTTGTTTgtagtaatttattttattttcgaacttTTTAATAGTATACCTGTTACTATCCattttttccaaaatattataagatgTAGGTAATCCAGATATTTTATCaatagaaatatgtaattttggTTGATCTATTTTAAGAGCACCATCTGCATACCTTTTAGTTCTCATTTGTtcagataaattatataaatttttgatcACATCACagatttgaaaaaatgtaaaatttccCTTTATATTCAATGTCTCATCAACATCAGGATATTCAGGATTATCAATTATCTTTTGAGCTTGTTCATATGTCATTTGACAGCACGAATTAATTATAGTTTTTGCAAAACGATGTTTTACAATTTGTACATCAGGTGTTATTTCCCAAATAACAGAAAAAGTTAATTTGTCTTGACCAGGTAAAAGAGAACATAATTTACGTAATTCCTGTGGCATCATGTGATAAACTTGATTAACTAAATATACTGTTGTAGCACGTTTAGCAATTTCCATATCCAATGGCGAAGAAGCTTTTAAATAATGGGTTACATCTGAGATATGTACTCCTACctaaataacataataacaatatcagtaatatattattaatcacaaaaaaattaaaaaaatacactGTATTACCTCataatttccattttttaaaacTGTACAAGAAACAGCATCGTCTAAATCAACTGCAGTTGCAGGATCAATAGTAAACACACAAGTTTGCCTCcaatcttctctttccttaatGTCCATTAAAGTCAAATTATTTTCTGCAGAAGGTAAATCTTTCACCAATTCCTTATTAAAAGGatctgtatttatattattttcaagtaaTATAACATTAAGCTCTACTTCCATGTCCCCTGCAGTGCCAATCATATGTTCAATTTTCCTatgaaaattacaataatacttattatatataaatataaattataaaataaatattaaaatactaattaaaaagtatatatatatatatatatatatatatatataaagtgtgtatgtgtgtgtgtgtgtgtgtgtgtgtgtgtgtgtgtgtgtgtgtgtgtgtgtattgaaataaaagttcaaataataaatgttataacattcagaaaaaaaattgcatggTATGTAAAGTTAAGAAAGATATCTATAagttctatataaaaaaaaaaataaagaaaaatatacccAATAGCATATCGTGGCTTTTCCCAAGCAGTAATAtcaacaagaaataaaatttcttcgaataaaGATGGTttagtattataaatttctggCAGTGTATCTAAATGTATTTTAATCATTGGTATTCTGTTATCCCTTGGTTGCAGTAATATTATTGGATCAGATTGCTTTAAAAATCCAACTGCTTTTCTTGGgtgtattttttctaatatacaaACAATTGTAccagttttttgtttttgttcatTAGTACCTCTAtgccatttttcttcttcatttatgCTAGCTACTACTAAGTCTCCATTAAAAGCACGGTTTCTATCACGCAGaccaataattaataaatcattttctccATTAGGCATAGTTATATAAGCATGTTTACCAAATTTAGGGTTAATACGCAAATATCCTTTTATGTATTTCAAATCTGTTGGGTTTTGAGATTCTaatattgttttcattttagaaATTGGTATAAACTTTGGGAATTTTTCCTCTAATCTTATAGgctttacaattttttgtgatttttttatagatttttgttcttcttcacATAAATTACTTGATGAAGCATTCCcattatatgataatatatcccttttttttgGTATCAATTCCTCTCTTTGTTCTATcttattcttaatttcttctttacttggacttatatatctttttcttagttGTGGTTTTACCTGTagacaaattataaatatgttattaattttgcAACATAATTCTAATATACTTGTGTACTTAATGTAATGtacttaaatatatgtatatatattctaatgtacttaaatatatatgatttgtttatattttaagcaaattattttaatatatcatttgatttgtaattaaattatttctaaataaatataataactataaatcatatttataatagacattatgaaaatacattgtcacaataacaatgataatagtaataatactaatagcaataataatagtaataataatgtttaaattaacttatgtaattataaaaatatcaaactttTCTTACGGAAAATTTTTTAGAGTTTTTCGGATGAACGTTTGGTCtattcattttcatcattCCATTTTGTTTACTCATAGTAGGAATACTTAATTTGGTCACAGTTTGTGCAAATTGTGTTCTACTATTATCTTGAATAAATTTGATAGactcttctttactttttgtaCACTTTGGTTTATTTTGTATAGACAAgttaaagaattttgaaaaaaatgactCAATATTCTCatattcttcttcatttattttcttttcacaatGTTGATTTTTATGTTGTTGCCGTTTTGGCTTAGTAATAGATTTTAATTCATTAGAcatgatttaaatattataaaataattataaaaacgttatattaattttttacatatttcaaaataCAATGGTCATAGATACATGTATTTTGTGCGCGCTCtttgtgatattttttataaataattcttttgtaaGGAGTGTTTtacgtaatttaaaaaatcaaaattttactTGTTTGTTATCATAGATAAAATCTGGTCTCGTGTatccattatttataaaaaaaaaactaaaaaatagcTTCGAATATAAACGCAAGTTAAACCTAACATATGTTCAATAATAATGCCCTGCTTTGATGGCGTTAGTATCGTTATCACTTGCACTTATCGGCAATtggatgattatttttattattttatcattgaatCTGAATGAAATTGATGATAAGAAAATTTGcatgttgttttttttattaatagatatttaacaACGTATGATgcataatatgataaaatactttactataattttatcgGCAGTTGTTAAGGGGATTCTCTTCTTATGTGTTTGCAAAGATTTATATCATGAATTCTCACGATAACAATTTTTGTTGGGTTTTAATGATCAAGAGCTCGATTCGAAAGATAAAGGATTTTTACACGAGATTATATTTTcagatttttgaaaaaatattattttttttgcaaaaattatatctaaaattaagtaacaaaacaaaattttcaaaaatttttttttaaaatcatgAAAATTCATCGAATGAATCATATTTTTAGCTGTTGTCTTTCAATTTATGAAGGCACAATTGCTCTACTttgcgattattttttttcaaaaaaaaaaaaaaaaaaaaaaagtaaagcttttttagaaattcgaaaaagtCATGTCCTCtcttaaacttttatttttaaaatgaaatcttgTTCATCAAAATCATTCAGGAATTAAATTAAGGAACTTATTATCAGTGTAAAGcgttataaaatcaaaagtgATGAacattttgaatataattttggaaataaaattaactttcGTAAGACTCGTTtgatagaatatttaaatatatttcaaatcgtACTTATTCAAAgagaataatatgaaaatacatCTATAAATAGTTATAcaagacaaaataaatttatatataaatacaattattaatatactagTCTTTTACATGATtcaaaatttacattatatcaTTACTGTAAatcattcataaaaatatatctatgttgccaagaaattaataagtataGTATCATGGTGtacattatacaattttatcatataaataatatgaataaatatttctgttCTCTTTATTGATGCCTCACAAAGTCGATGATAAATAGTGCTGCTTCAACTTCTTTGATTTCATTTAACGAATCGTGCATCTGTGTAAGTGTAATGTCACCCTGTAcctataaaagtaaaataattttgaataaatcataaataagaGCTATatggagataaaaataataatagtataacttacatctatataatttaaaagtaataaagatGGACTTAATGAGTCTTGGCACAATGattgtaaaagaaattcaagATTTAAATGTTTAGCTAATTTTTCCCAGCCTTTTGTTTTATCCAAAATTGCAGCtaatttctgtttattttcattgttcaaccaattattttttgtatcctcatttaatatttcttcttttatagatgagattaatttattttcttcttg
Above is a window of Vespula vulgaris chromosome 4, iyVesVulg1.1, whole genome shotgun sequence DNA encoding:
- the LOC127063467 gene encoding DIS3-like exonuclease 2 translates to MSNELKSITKPKRQQHKNQHCEKKINEEEYENIESFFSKFFNLSIQNKPKCTKSKEESIKFIQDNSRTQFAQTVTKLSIPTMSKQNGMMKMNRPNVHPKNSKKFSVKPQLRKRYISPSKEEIKNKIEQREELIPKKRDILSYNGNASSSNLCEEEQKSIKKSQKIVKPIRLEEKFPKFIPISKMKTILESQNPTDLKYIKGYLRINPKFGKHAYITMPNGENDLLIIGLRDRNRAFNGDLVVASINEEEKWHRGTNEQKQKTGTIVCILEKIHPRKAVGFLKQSDPIILLQPRDNRIPMIKIHLDTLPEIYNTKPSLFEEILFLVDITAWEKPRYAIGKIEHMIGTAGDMEVELNVILLENNINTDPFNKELVKDLPSAENNLTLMDIKEREDWRQTCVFTIDPATAVDLDDAVSCTVLKNGNYEVGVHISDVTHYLKASSPLDMEIAKRATTVYLVNQVYHMMPQELRKLCSLLPGQDKLTFSVIWEITPDVQIVKHRFAKTIINSCCQMTYEQAQKIIDNPEYPDVDETLNIKGNFTFFQICDVIKNLYNLSEQMRTKRYADGALKIDQPKLHISIDKISGLPTSYNILEKMDSNRLIEEFMLLANMTVATHLYKTMPEYALLRSHDYPSERFLTLTQNILQRFGIHLDIASSGDLYNSIQRYESCKELESETYMYLTKYRLMVINNLCLKAMTRAIYRSSKVTEVDDLRHYALNVPYYTHFTSPIRRYPDCVVHRLLHSTISLNVELAPNWSSELCSKIATNCNWRKYYAKLAEEQINELYFTCLVNMIGSMTVIAIVLDVKQYYIEFILCDTGIKAKMDLKEIKNKTTIEYTTEHLVPTLTITWKESHITQVITTFSIVHLRINKHPNCFRLNTVLLEPIKNHDC